A DNA window from Primulina tabacum isolate GXHZ01 chromosome 12, ASM2559414v2, whole genome shotgun sequence contains the following coding sequences:
- the LOC142520676 gene encoding mitochondrial import inner membrane translocase subunit TIM8, which produces MDSSALSSPELQRFLNQEKEKAMVSEMIGKLTSVCWDKCITGTPGSKFSSSESTCLANCAQRYMDMSLIIMKRLQQ; this is translated from the exons ATGGATTCTTCTGCTCTTAGTTCCCCTGAATTGCAGAGGTTTCTGAAC caagaaaaagaaaaagccaTGGTTAGTGAAATGATTGGAAAGCTTACATCCGTTTGCTGGGATAAATGCATCACCGGAACTCCTGGAAGCAAGTTCAGTTCTAGTGAATCTACTTGTCTCGCAAATTGTGCCCAACGCTACATGGATATGAGTCTCATCATCATGAAACGTCTCCAGCAGTGA